In the genome of Bradyrhizobium ottawaense, the window AAGGCAAGATCAAGGAAGGCGCCGGTTACATCAAGGAAGAGATGAACGAGCACGGCAAGGGTCCCGAGAGCCAGCGCAAGGCTCAAGAGGGACGCGATCTTCGCAATGAGGGCCGCATGGAAGACGGCAAGCCCCCGAAGACCACCAAGCCCGGCACCGGCCACTGATACGATCTCATCCAAACCGCCCCCGGCTGATGTCGGGGGCGGTTTTATTTCGAGGTAGAAAGAGTGCGTCAATCAGACCCGCTGACGGCCCTTTCCTTCAAACCCGCCAAGCCTGCATCAGCGAAGTAATGGCCGGTGGGCATGGACCCCCGCTCTATTCATCAGGGAACACGGCCTGCATCCCGCCGTTGCTCCAGCCCCACTGGAGGAAAGTTCATGTCCAAGACATCGCTCGCCGAGATCGCGAAGGAAATGGCCGACATCGACATCGCCATTCTTTCGACCCACACCGAGAACGGCGAAATCGCCAACCGTCCCATGAGCAACAACGGCGATGTCGCCTACGACGGCACGTCTTATTACTTCGCCTATGAACAGACCCGCACCGTATCGGACATCCAACGAAATCCGAAAGTCGCGCTCGGGTTTTCGTCGGAAGCGGGCCTCTTCTCGAAGGGGATCTACGTCGCCGTCGAGGGGACGGCCGAACTGATCCGGGACAAGGCGGCTTTCCAGCAGCACTGGACGAGCGATCTCGACAAATGGTTCGACCACGGCATCGATACGCCGGGCATCGTGCTGATCAGGGTCAAAGCCAACCGCATAACTTATTGGAAGGGCCGTGAAGAGGGTCAAGTTGCGCTCTGATCGGCTCCGTGACGGTGCGGCGATTCGTTGATTGGTTCTTCCGGAGCC includes:
- a CDS encoding pyridoxamine 5'-phosphate oxidase family protein is translated as MSKTSLAEIAKEMADIDIAILSTHTENGEIANRPMSNNGDVAYDGTSYYFAYEQTRTVSDIQRNPKVALGFSSEAGLFSKGIYVAVEGTAELIRDKAAFQQHWTSDLDKWFDHGIDTPGIVLIRVKANRITYWKGREEGQVAL